One Oxalobacteraceae sp. CFBP 8761 DNA segment encodes these proteins:
- a CDS encoding ThuA domain-containing protein produces MKRITRALGAALLLAAAADGMAEDQFKLLVLAMPGKYHYEYIPIARDSLERMARLHAFELTYTNKPQVFEGDLTQYAAVMFLNTPGEELNAAQRAKFEAYMRGGGNAIVVHRAAITPPNDWVWYEKMVGRSVGPHPKLQTGVVTVVDQNFPATFGLPARWIWSDEFYVTTNPYQVKIDTVLSVDESSYDTTKIWPGQTVKGMGKDHPIAWHHRYEQGRVFVTTLGHNGEMYRDPQYLNHLLGGIYWSATGLGQKR; encoded by the coding sequence ATGAAACGCATCACCAGGGCGCTGGGCGCAGCGCTGCTGCTGGCAGCGGCAGCGGACGGCATGGCCGAGGACCAGTTCAAGTTGCTGGTACTGGCCATGCCCGGCAAATACCACTACGAGTACATCCCGATCGCGCGCGACAGCCTGGAGCGCATGGCCAGGCTGCACGCGTTCGAACTCACCTACACCAACAAGCCGCAGGTGTTCGAGGGCGACCTGACGCAGTACGCGGCCGTGATGTTCCTGAACACGCCGGGCGAAGAGCTGAACGCGGCGCAGCGCGCCAAGTTCGAGGCGTACATGCGCGGCGGGGGCAACGCGATCGTCGTGCACCGCGCGGCGATCACGCCGCCCAACGACTGGGTCTGGTACGAAAAGATGGTGGGCCGCTCGGTCGGCCCACACCCGAAACTGCAGACCGGCGTGGTCACGGTCGTCGACCAGAACTTCCCCGCCACCTTCGGCCTGCCTGCGCGCTGGATCTGGAGCGACGAGTTCTACGTCACGACCAATCCGTATCAGGTGAAGATCGACACGGTGCTGAGCGTGGACGAGTCAAGCTACGACACGACGAAGATCTGGCCGGGACAAACCGTCAAGGGCATGGGCAAAGACCACCCGATCGCCTGGCACCACCGGTACGAACAGGGGCGCGTGTTCGTTACCACGCTGGGCCACAACGGCGAGATGTACCGCGATCCGCAGTACCTGAATCATCTGCTGGGCGGGATTTACTGGAGCGCGACCGGGTTGGGGCAGAAGCGCTGA